In Parafrankia irregularis, one genomic interval encodes:
- a CDS encoding effector-associated domain EAD1-containing protein: protein MIEPGLTERELQMLAALFDTPERADSLLRDAGFPVARIPTMQGYAVAEYWRAVARLVDNGVMPDGRLNILTAASRQFPANETFAASSGGVQTPGPLSQPQPTNSPDRSTGSSSTGRYPPSVGGGGLPPRPSFGWPVIAASIVVAVLVIVGATLGVAGLIGGGSDDTPPGPAQSASGDLPDSQAPVPEPPSSGPGVLPSPKPVTSTPSGSGTPASCEPPAMDASTVTAAPVVEPGSVQGLTVASASYRLQVEFDNANITLAVDISGTIPAGKHLIIVARGLPNTQDKSGAKGADVDFYRDNYPLPGTGCHTFQKARLGYAGAAGLTYRFRVLLVGPEIDQYIATRRADPSYATRGMTKTALTQRGAQVVGGFDIVSAR from the coding sequence ATGATCGAACCTGGTCTGACCGAGCGGGAACTCCAGATGCTCGCGGCGCTGTTCGATACACCCGAACGTGCCGACAGCCTGCTGCGGGATGCCGGATTCCCGGTCGCCCGTATCCCGACGATGCAGGGGTACGCGGTCGCCGAGTACTGGCGCGCGGTCGCCAGGCTGGTTGACAACGGAGTGATGCCGGATGGGCGGCTCAATATTCTGACCGCAGCCTCTCGACAGTTCCCGGCAAATGAGACATTCGCCGCGTCGAGTGGCGGCGTACAGACTCCTGGGCCGCTGTCACAGCCGCAACCGACGAACTCGCCCGACCGTTCGACAGGGTCATCCTCTACCGGCAGGTATCCACCTTCGGTTGGCGGCGGCGGCCTTCCACCCAGGCCGAGCTTCGGCTGGCCAGTGATCGCCGCGTCGATCGTTGTCGCGGTCCTCGTGATCGTGGGGGCAACGCTGGGCGTGGCAGGCCTGATCGGTGGGGGCTCCGACGACACGCCGCCCGGACCTGCTCAGTCGGCTTCGGGTGATCTGCCGGACAGCCAGGCACCCGTCCCCGAGCCCCCGTCGTCCGGGCCCGGCGTGCTACCCAGCCCCAAGCCCGTGACATCCACGCCGTCCGGCTCGGGCACGCCGGCGTCCTGCGAGCCGCCCGCGATGGACGCCAGCACGGTGACCGCGGCGCCGGTGGTCGAGCCCGGCAGCGTCCAGGGACTGACGGTGGCGTCGGCTTCCTACCGGCTCCAGGTCGAGTTCGACAACGCCAACATCACGCTCGCCGTCGATATCTCGGGGACCATCCCGGCTGGAAAGCATCTGATCATCGTCGCCCGCGGTCTCCCGAACACCCAGGACAAATCCGGCGCGAAAGGCGCCGACGTCGACTTCTACCGCGACAACTACCCGCTCCCCGGGACCGGCTGCCACACCTTCCAGAAGGCACGGCTCGGCTACGCGGGAGCCGCAGGCCTCACCTACCGCTTCCGCGTCCTGCTCGTCGGCCCGGAAATCGACCAGTACATCGCCACCCGGCGAGCCGACCCCTCCTACGCCACGCGCGG